A window from Alkalicoccobacillus plakortidis encodes these proteins:
- a CDS encoding nucleotide sugar dehydrogenase: MAIQIAVIGLGYVGLPLASLFHKSGYHVTGIDVDKRKIESLENGKSYLSDYTDKEIIKLTSSKRFVFTDSFEAIESVEAVILCVPTPLRNHQDPDLSYLEAAAKAMLPHLRIGQLVVLESSTFPGTTEDILVPLLEQSGLRVGEEIFLGYSPERIDPGNQDYSLHEIPKVVSGVTKKCLKIAEKIYGKAFKSLVPVDSTRVAEMTKILENTQRLINISFMNEMSRICHELKIDIWQVIDAASTKPYGFTPYYPGPGIGGHCIPVDPLYLKWKANQENLDTPFIDLAKQVNDAQPSYVVERLEQALGYPEKAPRILLMGLTYKKDVNDVRESVSIPVMERLINRGWTVDFHDPYIKDIQILGKKYRSVRFIYDNLANYDAAVILTDHSQLDYDGLVKHSNLVLDTRNRIKKEFDHVIRL; this comes from the coding sequence ATGGCAATTCAGATTGCTGTCATTGGACTCGGATATGTAGGGCTTCCATTGGCATCATTATTTCATAAAAGTGGATACCATGTAACTGGTATTGATGTAGATAAACGAAAAATTGAGAGTTTAGAAAATGGGAAATCCTACTTATCAGACTACACCGATAAAGAAATTATCAAATTAACGTCATCTAAACGTTTTGTTTTTACTGACTCCTTTGAGGCGATTGAATCAGTAGAGGCTGTTATTCTTTGTGTTCCGACCCCATTACGTAACCATCAAGATCCAGATTTGAGTTATTTAGAGGCCGCGGCAAAAGCAATGCTTCCCCATTTGCGTATAGGCCAATTGGTTGTTTTGGAAAGCTCTACTTTTCCTGGAACAACAGAAGATATTCTTGTTCCCTTATTGGAGCAAAGTGGTTTACGAGTAGGTGAAGAGATTTTTCTTGGGTATTCACCCGAACGAATTGATCCAGGTAACCAAGACTACTCATTACACGAAATTCCAAAAGTTGTCAGTGGCGTAACAAAAAAATGTTTGAAAATTGCTGAAAAAATCTATGGGAAAGCGTTTAAGTCGCTCGTTCCAGTTGATAGCACTCGTGTAGCGGAGATGACTAAGATACTTGAAAATACCCAACGATTAATTAATATCTCATTTATGAACGAAATGAGCCGAATCTGTCATGAATTAAAAATTGATATCTGGCAAGTTATCGATGCAGCTAGTACAAAACCATATGGATTTACCCCTTATTATCCAGGTCCAGGAATTGGAGGACACTGTATTCCTGTTGATCCACTATATCTTAAATGGAAGGCGAATCAAGAAAATCTTGATACCCCATTTATTGATTTGGCAAAACAAGTGAATGATGCACAACCATCGTATGTTGTTGAGAGGTTAGAGCAAGCGCTTGGATATCCAGAAAAAGCTCCACGTATACTATTAATGGGGCTAACATACAAAAAAGATGTAAACGATGTGCGGGAATCCGTTTCTATTCCTGTTATGGAACGATTGATTAATCGTGGATGGACAGTAGACTTTCACGATCCCTATATAAAAGATATTCAAATACTTGGGAAAAAATATAGAAGTGTTCGTTTTATTTATGATAACCTAGCAAACTATGATGCAGCAGTCATTTTGACAGATCATAGTCAATTGGATTATGACGGCTTAGTTAAGCACTCTAATTTAGTGTTAGACACGCGAAATCGTATAAAAAAGGAATTTGATCATGTAATTCGACTATAA
- a CDS encoding N-acetyltransferase, translated as MAIHSSVIFGTDIEVGEYAVIEMGVRIGDRVTIGSHAVIKEGTVIGDDVEIGDHVILGKRPGSNKKMARKPATNLPSLLIDNGVVIGSHVTLYRGLSLAEGVFIGDHVSIREQIFIDRFTIIGRHAMIEPNTRIGKSVTIQTGCYVTADTVIEDHVFIGPCCSMSNDKYMASGKGTHTGPHIKTHAKIGNHATLLPAIVIGEYAVVGAGAVVTRDVPDRVVAVGNPARVKS; from the coding sequence ATGGCGATACATTCAAGTGTCATTTTTGGAACAGATATTGAAGTAGGAGAATATGCTGTTATTGAAATGGGCGTTCGAATAGGAGATAGGGTGACAATTGGTTCTCATGCCGTTATTAAAGAGGGGACAGTCATTGGGGATGATGTAGAAATAGGGGATCACGTCATCCTAGGGAAAAGACCTGGTTCGAATAAAAAGATGGCGAGAAAACCTGCTACAAATCTCCCTTCATTGTTAATAGATAATGGAGTTGTGATAGGTAGTCATGTCACACTTTACCGTGGCCTTTCACTAGCAGAAGGTGTGTTTATTGGAGATCATGTCAGTATCCGTGAGCAAATTTTTATTGATCGTTTTACGATCATTGGGCGGCATGCAATGATTGAACCCAATACACGAATTGGAAAAAGTGTCACGATCCAAACTGGATGTTATGTGACAGCTGACACCGTTATCGAAGACCATGTCTTTATCGGTCCGTGTTGTTCAATGTCTAATGATAAATATATGGCGAGTGGTAAAGGAACTCATACAGGTCCGCATATTAAGACACATGCAAAAATAGGGAATCATGCAACCCTTTTACCGGCCATTGTGATTGGTGAATATGCAGTAGTAGGAGCCGGTGCAGTTGTTACAAGAGATGTTCCAGATCGAGTAGTGGCCGTAGGAAATCCTGCAAGAGTAAAAAGTTAA
- a CDS encoding NTTRR-F1 domain, producing the protein MINRIINGGFETGSFSPWIPLNAEITTLYSHSGFYSLLLSDTFNNAFIYQIVDIFPGETYQFYTSLAKVADNEIAAPMTLSVNYYDSNFNFIEYGLIISIPPQNVPSVSTNTWLEISQTTFTVPLNATQALVLINSLPQVDGSDMLVDDVGLLVLDGPPTPTGPPGPTGPTGVTGVTGPTGATGVTGATGPTGATGVTGATGATGATGATGATGVTGATGATGPTGATGVTGPTGATGATGATGPTGVTGATGATGPTGATGPTGPTGATGATGATGATGATGPTGATGATGPTGATGPTGPTGATGATGATGATGATGATGATGATGATGPTGGTGATGATGPTGATGVTGATGATGATGATGVTGATGATGPTGATGATGATGATGATGATGATGVTGATGPTGPTGATGPTGATGATGPTGVTGATGATGPTGATGPTGPTGATGATGATGPTGPTGATGPTGATGATGATGATGPTGATGATGPTGVTGPTGVTGATGATGATGATGVTGATGPTGVTGATGPTGATGATGATGATGPTGATGATGPTGVTGPTGVTGATGATGATGATGVTGATGPTGATGVTGPTGATGPTGATGPTGATGATGVTGATGPTGATGVTGATGATGATGVTGATGPTGATGATGPTGATGATGATGATGPTGATGATGPTGVTGATGATGPTGATGPTGPTGATGATGATGATGPTGVTGATGATGPTGATGPTGPTGATGATGATGPTGPTGATGPTGATGATGATGATGPTGATGATGPTGVTGPTGVTGATGATGATGATGVTGATGPTGVTGATGPTGATGATGATGATGPTGATGATGPTGVTGPTGVTGATGATGATGATGVTGATGPTGATGVTGPTGATGPTGATGPTGATGATGVTGATGPTGATGVTGATGATGVTGATGPTGATGATGPTGATGATGPTGATGATGATGATGATGATGVTGATGATGPTGATGATGATGATGATGATGATGATGATGATGATGVTGATGPTGATGVTGPTGVTGVTGATGVTGATGATGPTGATGATGATGPTGATGPTGATGVTGATGATGVTGATGATGPTGATGATGATGATGETGATGPTGATGVTGPTGATGPTGPTGATGPTGATGVTGPTGATGPTGPTGATGATGATGVTGATGPTGATGATGATGSTGVTGATGATGPTGATGATGPTGATGATGPTGATGATGATGATGATGVTGATGATGATGATGATGVTGATGPTGVTGATGATGATGATGATGATGATGATGATGATGPTGATGVTGPTGATGATGATGATGVTGPTGATGPTGVTGATGATGATGPTGPTGVTGATGVTGPTGPTGTTGATGATGPTGVTGATGPTGPTGDTGPTGPNITATLGYAGNNAGAVIAVILVGTLVPLPSLQLLSGITSNGAGTIFTVTQAGRYQVSYTIRTTVALLLSSRALLNGVQIDRSVVAPGLTTNLYTTQFIIDIPAGATLSVQLYGLLGAATLQPGVGANLNIVRLS; encoded by the coding sequence ATGATTAATAGAATTATAAATGGTGGATTCGAAACGGGCTCATTTAGCCCATGGATTCCTCTAAATGCAGAAATCACAACTTTGTATAGTCATTCAGGTTTTTATAGTCTTTTATTGAGTGATACTTTTAATAACGCCTTTATCTATCAAATTGTAGATATCTTTCCCGGAGAAACGTATCAGTTCTATACTTCACTTGCCAAAGTTGCTGATAATGAAATCGCTGCACCAATGACTTTATCAGTTAACTATTATGATAGTAATTTTAACTTTATTGAATATGGATTAATTATTAGTATACCTCCTCAAAATGTACCAAGTGTCTCAACAAACACTTGGCTTGAAATAAGTCAAACTACATTCACAGTTCCGTTAAACGCAACACAAGCTTTAGTTCTGATTAACTCTCTACCACAGGTCGATGGCTCGGACATGTTAGTAGATGATGTGGGATTACTAGTATTAGATGGACCTCCTACTCCAACTGGTCCACCAGGGCCAACAGGACCAACGGGAGTCACGGGAGTAACCGGGCCAACAGGAGCGACGGGAGTCACGGGAGCAACAGGGCCAACAGGAGCGACGGGAGTAACGGGAGCCACCGGGGCAACAGGAGCAACGGGAGCAACAGGAGCAACGGGAGTAACAGGGGCGACAGGAGCAACGGGGCCAACCGGAGCAACCGGAGTAACAGGTCCGACAGGAGCAACAGGGGCGACAGGAGCAACAGGGCCAACAGGGGTAACGGGAGCAACGGGAGCAACAGGGCCAACCGGAGCAACGGGTCCAACAGGGCCAACAGGAGCAACGGGAGCAACAGGAGCCACCGGAGCCACAGGAGCGACAGGGCCGACAGGAGCAACGGGAGCAACAGGGCCAACAGGAGCAACGGGTCCAACAGGGCCAACAGGAGCAACGGGAGCAACCGGAGCAACAGGAGCAACAGGGGCAACAGGGGCAACCGGAGCGACAGGAGCAACAGGAGCAACAGGGCCAACAGGAGGCACCGGAGCCACAGGAGCGACAGGGCCGACAGGAGCAACGGGAGTAACAGGGGCAACAGGAGCGACAGGAGCAACGGGAGCAACAGGAGTAACCGGAGCCACCGGAGCGACAGGGCCAACAGGAGCAACAGGAGCAACAGGAGCGACGGGAGCAACAGGGGCGACAGGGGCGACAGGAGCAACAGGAGTAACAGGAGCCACGGGTCCAACAGGACCAACCGGAGCGACAGGACCAACCGGAGCAACCGGGGCAACAGGGCCAACAGGGGTAACGGGAGCAACGGGAGCAACAGGGCCAACAGGAGCAACGGGTCCAACAGGGCCAACAGGAGCAACGGGAGCCACCGGAGCAACGGGTCCAACAGGACCAACCGGAGCGACAGGACCAACCGGAGCAACCGGGGCAACAGGAGCTACAGGAGCGACCGGACCAACCGGAGCAACGGGAGCAACAGGGCCAACGGGAGTAACAGGGCCAACGGGAGTAACAGGAGCAACGGGAGCAACAGGAGCCACCGGAGCAACGGGAGTAACAGGAGCAACAGGGCCAACGGGAGTAACAGGAGCAACGGGTCCAACAGGAGCAACCGGGGCAACAGGAGCTACAGGAGCGACCGGACCAACAGGAGCAACGGGAGCAACAGGGCCAACGGGAGTAACAGGGCCAACGGGAGTAACAGGAGCAACGGGAGCAACAGGAGCCACCGGAGCAACGGGAGTAACAGGAGCGACAGGGCCGACAGGAGCAACGGGAGTAACAGGGCCAACAGGAGCGACAGGACCAACAGGAGCAACGGGTCCAACAGGAGCCACCGGAGCAACGGGAGTAACAGGAGCGACAGGGCCGACAGGAGCAACGGGAGTAACAGGGGCAACAGGGGCAACAGGGGCAACAGGAGTAACGGGAGCAACAGGGCCAACAGGGGCAACGGGAGCGACAGGGCCAACCGGAGCAACGGGAGCAACAGGGGCAACCGGAGCAACGGGGCCAACAGGAGCGACGGGAGCAACAGGGCCAACAGGGGTAACGGGAGCAACGGGAGCAACAGGGCCAACCGGAGCAACGGGTCCAACAGGGCCAACCGGAGCAACGGGAGCAACAGGAGCCACCGGAGCAACAGGGCCAACAGGGGTAACGGGAGCAACGGGAGCAACAGGGCCAACAGGAGCAACGGGTCCAACAGGGCCAACAGGAGCAACGGGAGCCACCGGAGCAACGGGTCCAACAGGACCAACCGGAGCGACAGGACCAACCGGAGCAACCGGGGCAACAGGAGCTACAGGAGCGACCGGACCAACCGGAGCAACGGGAGCAACAGGGCCAACGGGAGTAACAGGGCCAACGGGAGTAACAGGAGCAACGGGAGCAACAGGAGCCACCGGAGCAACGGGAGTAACAGGAGCAACAGGGCCAACGGGAGTAACAGGAGCAACGGGTCCAACAGGAGCAACCGGGGCAACAGGAGCTACAGGAGCGACCGGACCAACAGGAGCAACGGGAGCAACAGGGCCAACGGGAGTAACAGGGCCAACGGGAGTAACAGGAGCAACGGGAGCAACAGGAGCCACCGGAGCAACGGGAGTAACAGGAGCGACAGGGCCGACAGGAGCAACGGGAGTAACAGGGCCAACAGGAGCGACAGGACCAACAGGAGCAACGGGTCCAACAGGAGCAACCGGAGCAACGGGAGTAACAGGAGCGACAGGGCCGACAGGAGCAACGGGAGTAACAGGGGCAACAGGGGCAACAGGAGTAACGGGAGCAACAGGGCCAACAGGGGCAACGGGAGCGACAGGGCCAACCGGAGCAACGGGAGCAACAGGGCCAACGGGAGCCACCGGAGCAACGGGAGCAACAGGGGCAACCGGAGCAACCGGAGCAACCGGAGTAACAGGAGCCACCGGAGCAACAGGGCCAACGGGAGCCACCGGAGCAACAGGGGCAACAGGAGCAACCGGAGCGACGGGAGCAACAGGGGCAACAGGAGCGACGGGAGCAACAGGGGCGACAGGAGCAACGGGAGTAACAGGAGCAACAGGGCCAACGGGAGCAACCGGAGTAACAGGGCCAACAGGAGTAACAGGAGTAACAGGAGCCACCGGAGTAACCGGAGCCACCGGAGCGACAGGGCCCACAGGAGCCACAGGAGCCACCGGAGCAACAGGGCCAACAGGAGCAACAGGTCCAACGGGAGCGACCGGAGTAACAGGGGCGACAGGAGCAACAGGAGTAACAGGAGCCACCGGAGCGACAGGGCCAACCGGAGCGACCGGAGCAACGGGAGCCACCGGAGCAACAGGAGAAACGGGAGCAACAGGGCCAACGGGAGCCACCGGAGTAACAGGACCAACAGGAGCGACCGGACCAACAGGTCCAACCGGAGCAACAGGGCCCACAGGAGCCACCGGAGTAACAGGACCAACAGGAGCGACAGGACCAACAGGGCCAACGGGAGCAACCGGAGCAACAGGAGCCACGGGAGTAACCGGAGCCACAGGGCCAACCGGAGCAACGGGAGCAACAGGAGCAACAGGGTCAACAGGGGTAACGGGAGCAACCGGAGCGACAGGGCCAACGGGAGCAACGGGAGCAACAGGGCCAACGGGAGCCACCGGAGCGACAGGGCCAACGGGAGCAACAGGGGCAACAGGAGCAACCGGAGCGACAGGAGCAACAGGGGTAACGGGAGCAACAGGGGCAACAGGAGCGACCGGAGCGACGGGAGCAACGGGAGTAACCGGAGCCACCGGACCAACGGGAGTAACCGGAGCCACCGGAGCAACAGGAGCAACGGGAGCCACCGGAGCAACAGGGGCAACCGGAGCGACAGGAGCAACGGGAGCCACCGGAGCAACAGGGCCAACGGGAGCAACCGGAGTAACAGGTCCGACAGGAGCAACAGGAGCCACCGGAGCCACGGGGGCAACCGGAGTGACAGGACCAACCGGAGCAACAGGGCCAACGGGAGTAACAGGGGCAACAGGAGCAACGGGAGCAACGGGGCCAACAGGCCCAACCGGAGTCACCGGGGCAACGGGAGTAACCGGGCCAACAGGGCCAACCGGAACCACGGGAGCGACAGGAGCCACAGGACCGACAGGAGTAACGGGAGCCACAGGACCAACAGGACCAACAGGAGATACCGGACCAACTGGACCTAACATTACAGCGACTTTAGGTTATGCAGGGAATAACGCAGGGGCAGTTATTGCGGTCATTTTAGTGGGTACCCTTGTCCCACTACCAAGTCTTCAACTTCTATCTGGTATTACTTCTAATGGAGCAGGTACAATTTTTACAGTAACTCAAGCAGGTAGATACCAAGTAAGTTATACAATTAGAACGACAGTTGCATTACTACTCAGCTCACGGGCTCTTTTAAATGGAGTGCAAATTGATCGATCTGTTGTTGCACCAGGTTTAACTACAAATTTATATACAACTCAATTTATTATCGATATACCAGCAGGAGCTACTTTGAGTGTACAACTATATGGACTTCTTGGAGCGGCAACATTGCAGCCAGGGGTAGGTGCCAATTTAAATATTGTTCGTTTATCGTAA
- a CDS encoding glycosyltransferase: protein MRNSSSFRVIHDKEAYLNRLHGKSSSVTLPTSEIIRNPKYKLNVIIPAMNEADTLSGVLSEINRFKPDRVIVVVNGAKDRTAQIAKQHGAHVIHYSYPLGNDLGRALGALQSNADIYLFTDADIVIKAEDYLPFIQDIENGKDVSINSIDWITKVKSADTISLARYFLNAIQKKNEIRAENVLTIPHAFSHKALIAIGKTALANPVLAHSIAIDKGLQFSIPHSIDVLAVNKRRANHIPKPGEIMGEAMQRMHGDSLEAFDYLFDTYGPTLHYPNQSFIKPLSYSFRLKWQALSQAKERSVIIFIPNGIDVIKLYEQFQSFNAEFIPILYNENTSACKIFQELAIPCISVDQTYSLGNVFYLGSQIAQGNSLFFHTADIPLDPNSIKMFFREIEEIKIDVCLNDQSSYLQAIEQTELIHIGNKLLNVTAGNHSIQNSSLLIPPFAMKRSVLSMLNQPFFQHLGMTHIKILEQGYQVTAPLHIESMSFVKNNQEELLSSLLTGFDYWIRSYGPRGAFTDGARRRDILDTSTMYLKECISSSRIQKSEINLDTVLEEEPIIHH, encoded by the coding sequence TTGAGAAATAGTAGTTCATTTAGGGTTATTCACGATAAAGAGGCCTATTTAAATCGATTACATGGTAAGAGTTCATCAGTAACATTACCAACATCAGAAATTATAAGAAATCCCAAATATAAATTAAACGTTATTATTCCAGCTATGAATGAAGCGGACACTTTATCTGGAGTTCTTTCCGAAATAAATCGTTTCAAACCAGATCGAGTCATCGTAGTTGTGAATGGAGCGAAGGATCGTACTGCTCAAATTGCGAAACAACATGGAGCACATGTTATTCATTATTCGTATCCTTTAGGCAATGATCTTGGTCGAGCGTTAGGCGCACTTCAATCGAATGCTGATATTTACTTATTTACAGATGCCGATATTGTGATAAAAGCAGAGGATTATTTACCCTTTATTCAGGACATAGAAAACGGAAAAGATGTTAGTATCAATTCAATAGATTGGATTACGAAGGTAAAGAGTGCAGATACTATTTCATTAGCACGTTATTTTTTGAATGCGATTCAAAAGAAAAATGAAATACGTGCAGAGAACGTTTTAACCATTCCACATGCATTTAGTCATAAAGCTCTAATAGCCATAGGCAAAACAGCTTTGGCAAATCCGGTTCTGGCTCATTCAATTGCAATCGATAAAGGGCTTCAATTCTCAATTCCTCATTCTATCGATGTATTAGCTGTAAATAAAAGGCGTGCGAATCATATTCCAAAGCCTGGAGAAATCATGGGAGAAGCTATGCAGCGTATGCATGGAGATTCGTTAGAGGCTTTTGATTATTTATTCGATACGTATGGTCCAACTTTGCATTATCCAAATCAATCCTTTATTAAGCCGTTATCTTATTCATTTCGTTTAAAGTGGCAAGCTCTTTCTCAAGCGAAAGAACGAAGTGTCATTATTTTTATACCTAACGGAATAGATGTCATCAAGCTGTATGAACAGTTTCAATCTTTCAATGCAGAGTTTATTCCAATTTTATATAACGAGAACACGAGTGCATGTAAGATTTTCCAAGAGCTTGCGATTCCATGTATATCCGTTGATCAAACGTATTCATTAGGTAACGTTTTTTATCTTGGAAGTCAGATTGCTCAAGGAAATAGTCTTTTTTTTCACACGGCTGATATCCCATTAGATCCAAATTCGATTAAAATGTTTTTTCGTGAAATTGAAGAGATAAAAATTGATGTATGTTTAAACGATCAATCGAGTTATCTTCAAGCTATTGAGCAAACGGAACTGATTCATATTGGAAATAAATTATTAAATGTTACAGCAGGTAATCACTCTATTCAAAATTCTTCATTGTTAATTCCTCCCTTTGCTATGAAACGATCTGTTTTATCTATGTTAAATCAGCCATTTTTTCAACATTTAGGTATGACTCATATAAAGATTTTGGAACAAGGATATCAAGTGACGGCACCTCTTCATATTGAGAGTATGAGTTTTGTGAAGAACAACCAAGAAGAGCTTTTATCATCTCTATTGACAGGCTTTGATTATTGGATCCGGTCGTATGGACCTAGAGGAGCGTTTACAGACGGAGCAAGGAGAAGAGATATTCTGGATACAAGCACAATGTATTTAAAGGAATGTATCTCTTCTTCAAGAATTCAAAAAAGCGAGATAAATCTTGATACGGTATTAGAAGAGGAACCAATTATTCATCATTAA
- a CDS encoding SDR family NAD(P)-dependent oxidoreductase — MNLLVTGGAGFIGSHLCEELMKDGHKVTVLDNFSNGKPSNIAHLHENENFQFVEGDCTHFSTVDPLIKANDVIFHLAAILGVKHCVDSPLNVIKGNLDGTSVVLKSASAYQKKVIFASSSEVYGKSENYPFKEDGDRLLGSTDVHRWCYSTAKSMEEHLCLAYGKEGLPVTILRYFNAYGPRATDTIYGGVVPIFVKAAMENRSIPVFGDGNQSRCFTFVKDTARATALVLKRETNQEIINIGSNHSITIRELAETIKAATNSSSEIKYIPYEQAYGSGFEDMKKRVPHIEKARKLLRYVPDTRLVDGINEILNKYQKI, encoded by the coding sequence GTGAATCTTCTGGTTACAGGTGGAGCAGGTTTTATTGGTTCCCACCTTTGTGAAGAATTGATGAAAGACGGTCATAAAGTGACGGTCCTTGATAACTTTTCAAATGGAAAACCATCTAATATCGCTCATCTGCATGAAAATGAGAACTTTCAATTTGTTGAGGGTGATTGTACTCATTTCAGTACCGTAGATCCACTCATTAAAGCAAATGATGTAATTTTTCACCTGGCTGCTATTTTAGGTGTAAAGCATTGTGTGGATTCTCCATTAAATGTAATTAAAGGGAATTTAGACGGGACATCAGTTGTGCTGAAAAGTGCATCAGCTTATCAGAAAAAAGTGATCTTTGCTTCAAGTTCAGAAGTATATGGAAAAAGTGAAAACTATCCATTTAAAGAGGATGGGGATCGGTTATTGGGCTCAACTGATGTCCATAGGTGGTGTTATTCAACAGCCAAATCAATGGAAGAACATCTTTGTCTCGCTTATGGAAAAGAAGGCTTGCCAGTAACAATCCTACGATATTTTAATGCATACGGTCCAAGAGCCACAGATACCATATACGGAGGAGTTGTCCCGATTTTTGTCAAAGCGGCTATGGAAAATAGATCGATTCCAGTATTTGGAGATGGTAACCAAAGCCGTTGCTTCACTTTTGTAAAAGATACAGCAAGAGCAACAGCCTTGGTATTAAAAAGAGAAACGAACCAGGAAATTATTAATATAGGGTCTAATCATTCCATTACGATTCGAGAATTGGCTGAAACGATAAAAGCAGCTACAAACTCCTCATCAGAAATTAAATACATCCCTTATGAGCAAGCGTATGGATCTGGATTTGAAGATATGAAAAAAAGAGTACCACATATTGAAAAAGCCAGGAAATTATTAAGATACGTACCTGATACTCGTTTAGTAGATGGGATTAATGAAATACTAAACAAATATCAAAAAATTTAG
- a CDS encoding glycosyltransferase family 2 protein — MITISLCMIVKNEEKLLGRCLDTVKHIVDEINILDTGSTDGTEDLARTYTDRVFFYKWTNSYAAARNEAFKHATKEYILYLDADDVLLEEDQEKLLKLKETLDPSVDSVSMYYDNGVDEDGNVALRYRRNRLVKRSKNFLWGGDAHEYLNVFGTIINSDISITHKKEYTPEKVSSNIGVIYSIFQQKEEDGEEFTARDYFYYGNELREKGKYEKSIEQYNLHIEKGDGWIEDTFHACIGKADCYRALQKPEEELKALFQSFYYTRSPRPEACSRIGYNYQTREFYLDAIFWYELSADLKPDPNQWSFSYPAYSTWYPNLQLCVCYYRTGDKQKSYEKNELARQYRPKDTTILANKKLLESELGLE; from the coding sequence TTGATTACGATTAGTTTATGTATGATTGTTAAAAATGAAGAAAAGCTATTAGGTCGTTGTCTTGATACAGTTAAGCATATTGTAGATGAAATAAATATTTTAGATACAGGTTCAACGGATGGGACAGAAGATTTGGCTCGTACGTATACGGATCGTGTTTTTTTCTATAAATGGACGAACAGCTATGCTGCAGCAAGAAATGAAGCCTTTAAACATGCAACAAAAGAATATATTCTCTATTTGGATGCTGATGATGTGCTTCTCGAAGAAGATCAAGAGAAGCTACTTAAGTTAAAAGAAACTCTTGATCCATCCGTTGATTCTGTCTCGATGTATTATGATAATGGTGTTGATGAGGATGGAAATGTAGCGCTTAGATATAGAAGGAATCGACTTGTCAAAAGATCAAAGAATTTTTTGTGGGGTGGCGATGCCCATGAATACCTTAATGTATTTGGGACCATCATTAATTCTGATATTTCCATTACACATAAAAAAGAATACACGCCTGAAAAAGTTAGTAGTAATATAGGGGTCATTTACTCCATCTTTCAACAAAAAGAAGAAGATGGAGAAGAATTTACAGCTAGGGACTATTTCTATTATGGAAATGAACTAAGAGAAAAAGGGAAATATGAAAAGTCAATTGAACAATATAATTTGCACATAGAAAAAGGTGACGGGTGGATTGAAGATACATTCCATGCGTGTATTGGAAAAGCGGATTGTTATCGCGCTCTTCAAAAACCGGAAGAAGAATTAAAGGCGCTATTTCAGTCTTTTTATTACACGCGTTCGCCTAGACCAGAAGCATGCTCTAGAATCGGTTATAACTATCAAACGAGAGAATTTTATTTGGATGCAATCTTCTGGTATGAACTCTCAGCAGATTTAAAGCCAGACCCAAATCAATGGAGTTTCAGTTATCCGGCCTATTCCACATGGTATCCTAATCTTCAGCTTTGTGTTTGCTACTATCGCACAGGTGATAAACAAAAATCATACGAAAAAAATGAACTTGCCAGGCAATATCGTCCAAAAGACACAACCATATTAGCAAATAAAAAGCTTCTGGAATCAGAATTAGGTCTAGAGTAG